The Anolis carolinensis isolate JA03-04 chromosome 1, rAnoCar3.1.pri, whole genome shotgun sequence genome window below encodes:
- the LOC100551850 gene encoding olfactory receptor 5G29-like, protein MVLEFVLLGLTNSSQLRIPFFIFFLVVYLFTLLGNLGMILLIRIDSQLHTPMYFFLSKLSFVDLCYSSVVTPKLLMDFVVKNNTISWGGCAAQMWFFGLFVAIECHLLASMAYDRYIAISKPLLYTVIMSRNVCIFLTAVPYLLGLLNGTVHTSLTFQLIFCKATINHFFCDIPAVISLSCSDTSFNLAVLFGLSFAQGTLSGCIVIISYIYILVATLKIRSTKGRWKVFSTCSSHLTAVSIFYGTLFFIYVRPSSGSTVEEDKVVSMCYTIMIPMLNPMIYSLRNKEVKDAVKRILRRKHFP, encoded by the coding sequence ATGGTGCTTGAGTTTGTCCTCCTGGGTTTAACTAACTCCTCACAGCTGCGGATCCCTTTCTTCATATTTTTCCTAGTAGTTTACCTGTTCACCCTTCTGGGGAATCTTGGCATGATCCTATTAATCAGGATTGACTCCCAGCTTCATACCCCCATGTACTTCTTCCTCAGCAAACTGTCCTTTGTTGATCTCTGCTATTCCTCTGTGGTGACTCCTAAACTCTTGATGGATTTTGTAGTGAAAAATAACACAATTTCTTGGGGTGGATGTGCAGCGCAGATGTGGTTTTTTGGGCTTTTTGTCGCCATAGAGTGTCATCTGTTGGCTTCCATGGCTTATGACCGATACATAGCAATTTCCAAGCCTCTTCTCTATACAGTCATTATGTCTAGGAACGTTTGCATCTTTTTGACAGCAGTACCGTATCTCTTAGGGCTGCTGAATGGTACTGTACATACCAGCTTAACATTTCAGTTAATTTTCTGCAAGGCCACAATCAATCATTTCTTCTGTGACATCCCTGCTGTGATATCACTCTCCTGTTCCGATACAAGCTTCAACCTGGCTGTGCTTTTTGGACTGTCTTTTGCCCAAGGTACTCTTAGTGGCTGTATTGTTATCATCTCCTACATCTACATTCTTGTTGCCACCCTTAAAATCCGCTCCACTAAAGGAAGGTGGAAAGTCTTTTCCACCTGCTCTTCCCATCTCACTGCTGTTTCTATATTCTATGGGACACTTTTCTTTATCTATGTGAGGCCCAGTTCTGGTTCAACAGTGGAAGAAGACAAGGTTGTTTCCATGTGCTACACCATTATGATCCCCATGTTGAACCCTATGATCTACAGCCTGAGGAACAAGGAGGTGAAGGATGCAGTGAAGAGAATTCTCAGGAGGAAACATTtcccatag
- the LOC100552047 gene encoding olfactory receptor 5AR1: MFERNTTTVTEFILLGITDNPHVQILFFVVFLMVYLVDFVGNLGMILLISFSAQLHNPMYLFLWHLSFCDICYSSAVTPRMLSDLLSESRTISFPGCVTQLYFFAVFVDVECYILAVMAYDRYVAICKPLCYSSTMSKSLCIRLLFGSYIAGTMNAIIHTTATFNLCFCSSNLIDHFFCDVPPLLAISCSDTHVNEFLLFVFAGFVGMSSLSIILVSYIFILAAVLRMNSASGRLKAFSTCGSHFTVVILFYGTAIFVYLRPSSVYSLDRDKWASVFYTVVIPMLNPLIYSLRNKDVKEAFTKVIKNKLNTLLM; encoded by the coding sequence ATGTTTGAAAGAAACACTACCACTGTCACTGAATTCATCCTTCTAGGCatcacagataatccacatgtgCAGATCCTATTTTTTGTAGTATTCCTGATGGTTTACCTGGTTGATTTTGTGGGGAACCTAGGTATGATTCTTCTGATCTCATTCAGTGCTCAACTTCACAACCCAATGTATCTCTTCCTGTGGCACTTGTCCTTCTGCGATATCTGCTACTCATCTGCTGTCACCCCTAGAATGTTGTCTGACTTGTTATCTGAAAGCAGAACCATTTCTTTCCCTGGTTGCGTTACTCAGCTTTACTTCTTTGCTGTCTTTGTAGATGTGGAGTGTTACATTTTGGCAGTGATGGCCTATGACCGTTATGTGGCCATTTGCAAACCACTGTGCTATTCCTCTACTATGTCTAAGTCTCTCTGTATCCGGCTCTTATTTGGATCATATATTGCTGGCACAATGAATGCCATCATACACACAACAGCTACCTTCAACTTATGCTTCTGCAGCTCTAATCTTATCGATCATTTCTTTTGTGATGTTCCTCCACTCTTGGCAATTTCTTGCTCTGACACGCATGTCAATGAGTTCCTGCTGTTTGTATTTGCTGGCTTTGTTGGGATGAGCTCTCTTTCAATCATTCTTGTGTCTTACATCTTCATCTTAGCAGCTGTCCTCAGAATGAACTCTGCCTCTGGGAGACTCAAGGCCTTCTCTACCTGTGGATCCCATTTTACTGTGGTCATTTTGTTCTATGGGACTGCGATTTTTGTGTATCTACGGCCCTCTTCTGTTTATTCCCTGGATCGAGACAAATGGGCCTCTGTGTTCTACACTGTGGTAATTCCCATGCTCAACCCCCTGATCTACAGCTTGAGGAATAAGGATGTAAAAGAAGCTTTTACAAAAGTCATCAAAAACAAGCTGAATACTCTACTAATGTGA
- the LOC100552243 gene encoding olfactory receptor 9G19, whose product MEERNRTAGTDFILLGFTTNPKLQLILFVVFLNIYLLSLVGNITLIALICNSSRLHTPMYFFIGNLSFLDLWYSSVYTPKIIMNCISDDKSISFGGCAAQFFFSAGFAYSECYLLAAMAYDRYIAIANPLEYTTAMSNKVCMGLVALSYLFGFMNATIMTTETFTLSFCDGKVIDDFFCDLPPLVKLACNVPRSYQSVLYFILVLNVISPSALILASYAFILAAILRIRSTKGRQKAFSTCAAHLTAVTLYYGSILFIYSRSSSSYALERDKVVSVFYTVVFPMLNPLIYSLRNKEIKDVLKKLNMKCRGT is encoded by the coding sequence ATGGAAGAACGAAATCGCACAGCAGGAACTGACTTCATCCTTCTGGGATTTACAACaaaccccaaactacaactcatattgtttgtagtatttttaaatatatatctcCTCAGCCTGGTTGGGAACATCACATTAATTGCACTAATCTGTAACAGTTCTCGTCTCCATACCCCTATGTATTTCTTTATTGGGAACCTGTCCTTCCTGGACCTCTGGTATTCCTCAGTGTATACTCCAAAGATCATCATGAACTGTATCTCTGATGACAAGAGCATTTCCTTTGGAGGTTGTGCTGCCCAGTTCTTCTTCTCAGCTGGCTTCGCATATAGCGAATGCTACCTTCTTGCAGCTATGGCATATGACCGTTATATAGCCATTGCCAACCCACTAGAATATACCACAGCTATGTCCAACAAGGTCTGTATGGGTTTGGTGGCCCTTTCCTATCTGTTTGGTTTCATGAATGCCACAATAATGACTACTGAAACATTCACCTTGAGCTTCTGTGATGGAAAAGTCATTGATGACTTCTTCTGTGACTTACCACCATTAGTCAAGTTAGCCTGTAATGTTCCCAGGAGCTATCAGTCTGTGTTGTACTTTATCCTGGTCTTGAATGTAATCAGCCCCTCAGCCCTGATCCTGGCCTCCTATGCCTTCATCCTAGCAGCTATCTTGAGAATCCGGTCCACTAAAGGGAGGCAGAAAGCCTTTTCCACCTGTGCAGCTCACCTGACTGCTGTCACTTTGTACTATGGCTCCATCCTCTTCATTTACTCCCGTTCAAGTTCCAGCTACGCCTTGGAGAGGGACAAAGTGGTGTCTGTTTTCTATACAGTTGTATTCCCTATGCTAAATCCTCTCATCTACAGCCTTAGGAACAAGGAGATCAAAGATGTCCTGAAGAAACTAAATATGAAATGTAGAGGAACATAA